Within the Musa acuminata AAA Group cultivar baxijiao chromosome BXJ2-9, Cavendish_Baxijiao_AAA, whole genome shotgun sequence genome, the region TTACTTAATAATCTTTCAAAACCTATAATTTTCCATTGATTTCattctcttaaaattttaatatattatattattttaatttctaaaaaATTAAATCGAAATTCTAACTTTAGTAAAAGTATAGGCTTCTGACTTTAGTAAAAAAATAGACTTCTtatctaaatataaatataaatttaaatttcaGTGACTCATTTATAATTCATATGTGTCGGGAATCAAATAACGATAGAGTTAGAATCAAACTAATCGAAGTTAACATACATCATATTTACCACTAACTCAATTCAAAAGTTTAATTTGTTAGATTATTTATTCACTCTAATTTGATTCTCTTCAATTCTTACATATATGAATTAACCCAATATACATAGTCTAACTCTTTCAAATGAATATGAGTCAAATATCTTTATgtgaatattatattatattttgatgataatttaAGGTATAGAACAAATGAAAGGGTCAATTAGAATTATACTTGGATTGGTCATATTTAGTGATACGAGAAGAAAAAGATTTTAATCGAGTTCGATTTTTTGTATTCTCTCCGATGCTCCACCAtaagagaaaaataaatatttatttttctacgaTCTAATACAAtacatcttcttctttttattcatGCATTAATACATAATCAATCCAAAATCAAAATGTCATTTCATGATCGATCCAACCGAAAGCAAATCTAACCCCAAACGAGCCACATTGTCACCACCATAATacattatacatacatacatatatatatatatatatatatatatatatatatatatatatatatatatatatatatatatatgcctaatTAAATAAAAGAACAAACAGTTTGTATTCGATGGGGTCGGGCATTATGTTAGTCTTCTAACACGATTTGCACCCTAATTAGCCCAACAGTTCATCACGTCACACAATCTTATCCCTTTCATCGATCTTGAATAGTCATTAATGGTACGTCAGTCTTTtcatttctcctctctctctccgatGATGAAGATGACACTACGATGCACAGTCTAATATGGCGTTGTCATCCTGAATAGACTCCTCAGTGGAACTGAAAATACGTATGTCCACGCCCATCAactcaaaaaagaaaagagagaaaagcaTGCAAACGACATAAAGGTGGCCACTCGCAGTTGGATGTGGCATCACACACCGAAGAACATTTGACGAGGGCTTGAATGCTCGAGACACGTTTAAAGCTTAAGTTAGCGAGTCTTTTTCATTTTTAGGCTTTAAATTTCacccataattttttttttttctgatgtcATGTGACGGGTCACTTATCTGCAACCTTTGATTACCAAACTTATTTCATTTTAGCTTAATATTTTTGTTCTCATTTTATGCatctaaattaattttttttggatattTCATCGAAAAAAAATTTCTATTCTTGATTATTTATCGGATTGTCACGGATGATTGTTGTACACCAACAATACTCTCGTCAATGGATCATTTGTCACTTTTGTTTGCTTGTACATATATGTTTGATATGTTTGATAATATGTtttgctttattttatttttatatatttttgtttgaaaaataTGAATAGTAACTGTTTGTATGGTTATAGAATGATCGCTCATCAAAACGAGTAAAATTATCTAAGAATGACCTAATTTTTATGTGTCATGATCTATTttctttaaaatatgagataaaACGTTAGTCATCACAGAATCATCCGAGTGGCACAGGATTGGATGTGCATTGAGGTAATATTAAGTATTGATTATATTCACAAGTTCACATGTTAATTCTACGAAAATTTACCAACATACCCGACACCACTCACTTAAAGGAAAGAATATTAATAATTAAACATAGGAGTATGCGTGGCACGCTATATTTTAGTTCAGTTCTTATCTTAGTATCGTGCCATAACCTATTCTAAGAAAATATATGACAATCTTTCTTTTGCTTTAGATTTTTGGTCTCATCATTTTATTTAAGATTTTAATAGAAAAAGGAATGTAGAATTTTGACATAATTTAAATATCGagcaaatcatgataatgagaaaaGAATATGTCCCCAAATGTTACTAAATCCTCTCTATAACAGGGTGATGATTAGGATTTACATATGACCAAAGAAAATAGCAGGAAGTTGTATCGATATTATTTGTGTAAATTTTAATAGAAAGACTATAGGATGATTTCCATCAAAAagtctcctttttttattttttagtcatAAAGTTTTCTTGTTTTCCATTTTTCTAGATGGTGCCTCTATTTGCTATAATTATGTAAATATCATTCCTTTCCCTTTCTTGTTCATCGTCTCCGTCACTTTCGTCCCATTGGTGTCGTCCACTCATCACCTCTATCACCTTTGCTCCCTATTTCCACTGTGAGGACTTATGCATCTATGTGATGCCTTCTTGATCTATTACACATGTTGTCTTTATTTACCGGGTACATAATATCACTTTTGCCCCTTCCTTACCCTTCACATATTGTCCATCGCCATAAGGACTTTCCCATTCCAATCACCTCTTCTTTTATGGGTTTTTTCTCGTCCGTTGTGCCCATCACATCCACGATTTTTTTTCTCTATGGGGTGAAAGTGATGGGCATGACATACTGGTGAGGGCCTACAAACACAGAGGTGATAGGTACGACATGGAGGCAACAAGCGCAATGAGTAGAGAATGGATAGAGGTGGCACAATGAGAGTAGGGGGAAGGGTATCATTGCGATAGGAGCATGATACGAAGATGACAAATGCATTACACATGCATTATGTCTCACAATGGGAGTAGAAGGCGACGGGTGAACGATGTCCGTGAGGCAAAGGTGATGaacgaagaagaggaagggaaggctatttatgaaaatataattaataaatatattatttgagaaaaaaaataaaaaaaaaataatgctttctagaaaaaaaatattttttcaagaaaCATCCAAGAATAGACTCTCAAAATGTGATAATCGTGGAacaagtattttatttttatacaattcaTGTACCTTCTAAATATCAACTTGCATAGCTATGCACTTTCGCGTGGGGAGTACATCTCATCTCCCTCTCCTTTTAAGCTTTGTTTATTCATGGAGAacaaaaaaggcaaaaaaaagaaAGGGTGAATACAGGACAGAACACTGACTGACATGGGAAATCGTGGCGAGCACTGCGAGTTTTCTGGGAATGGGTGGACGGCCGTAAGCGTGCATGAACACAGTGTGGACTGGCAGATGCCGTTGATCCCGATCTGTTTGCAGGTGAAGTGAATGAAATGAAAGCCTCGGAACTCCCTCGCTCTCTCTCGATCTGCCTGCTAGTGAAGTGAATGAAATGAAAGCCtcggaactctctctctctctctctctcttctctctccgtGTCGGCTTATGGGCACTTCCAACCTCACCACAGTTACCACCAGCAGGGTGTAAGAGTcatgtaagaagaagaagaagaacaagaagagccGTTCAATCATTCAGTtctcatctgaagaagaggatgaggaagTGGTAGAATATGGCTTCAGGTCCAGTGATTACAAAGAATGAAAGAGAGAGGTATTCTATCATCTCCGGTTTATTCTTTTTATtccaaaaattatcttttgcctttgttcttgccaatgcaaTTAAAACTAAATACAAATCGACTTAATTACCTGAGtaaaattttaagttgtttctgaagctttgtgtgtgtgtgtttcaaATAGGTTCTTAAATCACACTAGTGCTTGATGGCTTGCAAACTCGCTTGAAACCTATATGGCAGCTTATGGATTTGCATGCATGCTTtatcttatttaaaataagataaaTATTTCCACAAAACTTCATCATTACTTGATAATCTATGCACGATCTTAATCTTACATAACCTATCTAAATGCAATCGCCATTTCCACATCATCTCGAGCATGTAGTATTGCTCACCCTTACCATTCACTTAGTTTCCCACCAAAGCCCTGTGCGAAGCTTCACGTTCGATGTCTTTATAGGCTATTGACTATACTACTACTTGTTCACCTCTTACCTGATCAGATGCAAGTATGGCGTCAACAAAACCTAAGCCTACGTCTCTAAGATAGGAGGAAGCTTGGATAACACCGTGGTTGTGAGAGTTGGGTCCACGTAGGCGGAATCAAGTAAAATGGGCGTCAATTCGAGATGTCAACTCCCACCAGCAAATGGATATTAAGCAACCACACAAAAATCTATACGTGACATGGAGATTCTCTATGAATGCTAAGAACGACGCTCTCCATTGCCATCGTTAAGAGTATCATGTCTTGAATGAGTTTATGTTGGTCAAACACTATGTTTTCTTTTTCTGGCAATTAAAATGAGGATTATGAGAATTATTACTCTGTAGCCATCTCACTGCTCTTTGCGTTGGTCGCTTAGCTAGCAAGTTTCTATCAAAGGGGAAGAATGAGTTTAGTCAAAGGTGACGGGAGCAGATTCCGATGAACGAGAGGTTGACTGACGTGATTCCGATGGTGTTGTCTGTCAAGAGTTAGTCTCGTAGCTTCTTGCGGTAAGCCTGCTTATGATACGCCGTATGTACAGGTTTCACATGCATGAATCCATGGAATTTTAGAGCTCGAGAGGGAGACACCAAGGCGAGAGGGGTGTGCTCCGTCCGCCATGGGGCTGGGGCTGGGGAATGAGAACTGCTTCGGGTTCAAGGAACGGTGATTGAGGGCCTTGTCGTAGCCTGCCAGTCGCAGTGAAGGCCGGCATTCATGGTTTGATCTGTTCTGAATGATATGTTGTTCTCTCTCTTCCCCTCTCCCTCGTCCTGTGGGCATTCGATGCTGTGTCGGGACTCGTGACGATGACGTGGTGTTcccactctctttctctctctctctctctgtctctctctcagaTCCAGCAACGCAATAAATCGAGTGATGGGCAAGCCAACAGATACACCAGAGGGCGAAGAGGTGGAAACATAGAGCGGTTGACCAAATCCAGCACCCGACCGTTCATTTCATTAAAAGAAGACCAGAGCATCAAAGTCATAGATAACCAGGAGGAGCCATGGAACGGCTAGATAAAGAGGGAGACAACTGTCGTGGTCTTCTCTTTGTCTCTAATTATGGGGGAGGAATCAGGACAAAGAGCAAGATAGCTTTGCataagcggcggcggcggcagcagctgcGGCAGCAGCACTGAGGTGGGTTATCCTGTACTTGCTACATGGCCCCTTCAAATGAACGAGGAGCCACCTCTGGTTGATTGTCGATGTACTGAAAACCTGTGAATCTGCACTTCTGGAGCTTTTTTGGATCGTCTCTCCTTTGGGGACCCTTGGGCAGTGCAACTGGTACTGCTTGTTTGGAGTTTCATGTTTCGCCGGCCCTGCGGTTGTTTGGTTTaggtgctctctctctctagtttccACCTCTGACCCTAGTAGAGATTGGATTCTGTCTCCTTCGTGTCACCAGATCTGAGAGAAGCAACCAAGAGAAAAGGGAACGCGGCACTGATTGATCTTCACCACAAAGAATGTGAAGGGGAAAAGCTGGAAAGATGATGGTTATCAGCAGAGAGTAGGAAGTTGACATagtgtttctttctttcctcttttaTAGATagccttctctttttcttcttcgaaTATTGGGCTCATACTTGACTGAAGAGCTGGCGAACCGGTGGTGGACCGGAGCTGCGGCGATGGGAGGGGCCAATCTCGGCGTCACCTCTGCGACCTCGGCTCCTTCCCTCCATCTCCGCAACACCAACAGCGCCGACGACCACTGCAACTTCCACTTCAGCAGAAGAGAGCAAGAGCTAACCACCACCAACAGTAGTGGCAGCAACAACCACCTCAACGACGACGACGGCCATGCCGACGTCCAGTCCGCAGGCGGCCTTGAGGTGGTCGAGGCTGGCGCAGGAGGTGGAGCGAGCGGCAATATCACTGGCAGGCGCCCGCGTGGCCGGCCGCCTGGGTCCAAGAACAAGCCGAAGCCACCCATAATCATCACGACAGAAAGCCCCAGCGCGCTCCGATCGCACGTCCTCGAGATCGCGGGCGGGACGGACATCATGGACGCCGTGGCGACCTTCGCTCGCCGGAGGCAGTGTGGTGTCTGCATCTTGAGCGGCCGTGGGGTCGTCACCAATGTCACGCTTCGACAGCCAGGTGCACCGCCGGGGGTCATCGTCCTCCATGGCCGCTTCGAGATCCTCTCTCTTTCCGGGGCGTTCCTTCCGGAGCCATCCCCACCTGGGGCAACCGGGCTCACGATCTACTTAGCCGGCGGCCAGGGGCAGGTGGTGGGAGGTAATGTTATGGGCGAATTGGTTTCATTAGGCACCGTGATGGTGATCGCAGCCACATTCTCGAACGCCACGTACGAGCGTCTACCCCTCGAGGAAGAAGAACCCGTGGCAGCGGGAGCTCCGCCAGGCACAGAGGCAATTAAGTTGCAGCAGAGCCAAAGGGGCGATGGAGGTGTGTCGACGCCGCTGTACAATCTACCGCCGAATCTTTCCCCTAATGGTGAGATGTCCATTGAGGCTTTCGGCGCTTGGGCGTCTGCTGCAACTCCTCAGCCGCCACCATCCTACTAAGTCTCTTCTCTTCATCTATGTTTGGCTACTGTTTCTGATAACTACTTATGCTTCTACTGTTCGTCGTCATTGCGCATGCGCGTTCTCTTTCTTCTGTGAACATATTTGTTAGCTGCAGTTTGATCATTCTCAGCAGCTTGTGGTTTTAATACCTACTTTCCACCTTTGTTATCTTCATGACCTATCCGAGGTTATTTAGTAAGCTAGCATGAAACATACTACATATTTGTCTTTCTGCAGTTATACTGCACTGAAGCTGGAATTTTATTCTTCTctcaaaaggaaaaaaacacaAGTTCTGATCATTTGTTCATTCGTAACTTTGGACTGACTACATATTGCTTTAGCTTGCTATAGTCTTTGTCTTCTGGTCTTTAGATTGTAGTCTTGCTGCTCATGTAGCAGTTTTCTTGAAGGGAAGATGTTCTTTGCCTGAATGTTCATTGTCATTAAtgtactttcttcttttcattatttgttAAGAATTCTCTTCCAATTCCCATATGACTTGCTTCTGTCATGTTAATATATACTCTTGCCTTTCATTTGTACACTAACCAAAACCTGTGGATAGTTAAGTACTCTATTGATGCTGCTGGCTTTCTGATATTAGATACTCAGAGCTTCATTCTAAAAAGACAAGCAAATTGCAAGGTAATCTCTGTCCTGCTTGATAGACACAGCTCAGTTGAAGATGATGTTGCTTTGAGGCACACAATCTCTGTACGTAAATTGTGTGCACAGTTATGGATTATTGCTCAAGGGAAACAATTTTGCTCATGGCTTATCATGACTAGGGTTTCGATTCGGTCAAAGTTCTCTTACTGCCAACCATTAGGTTTCTGAAGTTTGAATCTTAGATTATTTCAATGTAAGAGAAACTTATGCATATATGTAGCAACCTCAATTTTGTTTGTTTTGAACTTTGGTTTGGGTTTAGAATCTGTTCAAAAACTTTGCTATTTATTTTCGTCGGAATTGATTTCTAATGAAATCTGAAATAATTCACATCTTAAATTGTTAAATGCTGATTCGGTCAAATTCATTGATGTTAGTATTGTTAAATCTTTACCTAAAAATGTAGTCTTATTTGACTGAATTGTGTCATATTGCTAAGTCATTCTTTTGCAGATAAAGAATTTCCGGAAAATTTGTTCTTCCAAAGATAGTGATAATGGCCATTCAAATAACTTCAAAATAAGCATTGTGCAGTTGTAAGACCAAATCTTACACCAATAATGGATATTTTTCATTCTACTTTGAGATCCACTGCTTCCATTTTAGTCAAAAGCTCTGACTTTTTGAGGTAACTTCATTCTCTTGTAAGGGTTGGCACAAAATTGTTCTTTCAACTTGAAGCCAACTCTTTTAAGTTTTTTGGGTGTGTTATTAGATTGCTGCACTTTCAGCATTATTGCTACCCTGAATTCATCTGCTTAAATATCACTGCAACTACATACATTGAGCTAATAAAGCACTAATGATGTGAAATCTATGTATTGTGCATTATACAGACCTCAATTTTCTTAGATCTCTCTTCCTTTCAACATtttgttgtttctttttcttatgtGTTTCTCATGACATAGATTCCATTTGTTTGTACTTCGATATGCATCTTCTTAGATTTAATTTGCTGGTGACACACATTTCCAGTTTCATATATACCAATGCACTGCCAACCCTAGACATTCATTTCAGATGCATCACCGAAAATAATAGTATTAGATCAATATGGATTCCCAAAGTTGAGTACAGTGCaagattttgttttgtttattcttTAGAAAATGTTATTGTCATCGCCGGTCGCAATATCAAGTGCTAATTTTCGTATTCTTTCTGAGATTAGTTCATGCATAGTTTCGATATCGATATGGGTGTCTATCATCTCCAGTGCTTTACTCTTATTTTGATGATCATCAAATTCAGAATTCAGGATTGATGCTTGATTATTCTGTACCTGAATCTTTTTTCCTCTATTGGTAATCAAAGATCAACACaataatcattcaaaattatcagTTTAATGCATGGATGTTGTTAGCATGCCTGTGTTGGACTTCCAGTTCCATCTTTCAATGATTTGCTTTTACTGGCAATGCCTCAAGAACAATTCTTCTGTTCTTTCATGAGCTCGAGATCATGATCGATCTTGTAAAAGCTTGTAAGCATCCAGTTTCGGGTCATACATCAGGCATTACTGTAGTCTTCATTTGGGAAGACAAAGTCTCAGTCAGCTGCCATTGTTTCCTTTGGAGATTCCTTTAGCTCCTTCCTCCTTCTCATGTTTCAGTCAAACATATGCAAAAGGTTTGGTTCAATTAACATCATTTGTTGATATGGTTAGAATAATTGAGTACCAACTTGTCACCTTCCATGATCACTATAGTGCTAAAGGTTTCATGCAGTGAAATCCTTTCCTATATAATATTCTCATGAATGGCTTGTTCATGTGTGCATATAAAGCCATGTATACAGTCCACTTCAGGAAGAGGTTACAACCCATTTGCCTGTGACTAGTACACAATCTCTTAAAATCTTCTCTTGAATGAGCTCATTTATGCCTTGATCAAATTACAAACTGTGCAATCAGTCTTCTCTTAAATGATCTAATTTGTTCTGCAATCTTGTAATAGTTTGTAGTAAACCTATGCAAATAATGATGGTGGATTAATGGCCTATTTCCTCCTCCAAAGTGTCATCCTTTTTGTGCCTTGAGCTTGCTCGACTGGAAAGGTTGAAGGATGAGCTCATGTACTTTGTTGAGCTCCAAGTTGCCTGCCATTTCTATGGAGGTCATTGGCTTTGCAACTTCTCCACCAGGTGCACAGTTAAGATCTGGATCAGCAAACAGCTGCTCTTCTAATCCATGGCACAAGGGTTTGACCTTGTTTGATTCAGAATCATCAACCGAGGAGGATGATCACTTCATTCTGTGCTTACAGACTTGGGTGTAGGATCAGCTCATTCTTTGCAGAAAGTTAGTATAATGTAGCGACGAGTTATGCTTCTTTGGCTGTGCCACATAGAAGAAGTCAGAGATGTGCTATCGAGGAGCTACTAAGTCGTACGTGAACTCGATGTCTCAGATTGGTTTGTGTTGGTGAGCTGAACTGAAGCTTAGGAGCTTCGATCCGCCTCCTGCGGAAGCAGCTTGAAGAAGGTGAACTCTATAGTAAGAGAGATTGCGTCAAAGGTGAccggaaaatatatttttctttccacACCGCATCCAAAACATTAAAGTTAGAGCAGTCGATCCTTAATTTCCAAGTATTTCTTTTTACTGAAAAGAATTTTTCTTTACTAATTCAacggagaacaaaaaaaaaaaaaaaaccctaaaaatTGAGCATCTCTGTATCGTTCTAATTTTATCGGATATCTCCGAAGAGACCACGTAACATTGTTGGTCAACCGATTCACTACTTCATTTTATTATCTAAGCCTAAACCTAAATCTCCCCATGATCCAGAACAAAACCTAAACCTCAGTCCCTGACATGGAATCGTCACGATTCAATTTGAGCATTTAAACAAATAAATATCACCTCGAGAAACTAAGAAATATTTATAGATATTGGAGGGCCTTCAAAAGActatatttatctttataaatatttttatcaacgAAATAAAAATAAAGAGGCTTTAATTACCCGACACCATAAGAgtctttatgtatatgtatatatatatttatgatctcTGATTTATACTCCTACTAGATTGATTAATAAAATAATGACACAGATTCTGATCCAGTTTAGAGAATAATACATATCAAGATGGTGGCCTATCACCTCAACTTTGTGGCCTCACTGGGGTTGTGTTTGGCTGTCGGTAGGATTGCTTGGGAGGATGGTTGGGTGCACTCAGCTGCAACACTTGAAAGagcagtcttcttcttcttcacacatAGGAGATTGTTgtgttgggtgaatgggaaaataaattggagaaaaaaaagaagaaaatttcagtTTTCTTGTGTTTTTGCCCACAGAAAAGTTGCAAAGATTGAAATATGGGAAAGTGAATACCAAAAAGAAATTGGCAATACCTCACTATAATTGTGATGTTTCAGTTATTTAAGATCGGGCTATGTTAATCTTTTTTACTATTGAGCTTTGCACAAAATCTTTTTTAGGTTTAAAGATTTAAAGATTTCTTGAAGTATATTCATTATCGTTTTAGATTATTCTTcctcaattttattttttaccgACGTTATAAAAAATATCGATAATGACTATATCGATCTAACTTGGTTCCAGCACGGGTGTGTAAAAATCATGGACTCGAGAAGGTATCGAATACTTGTCAAATGTCAACCTATAAAAAGATAAGATTGGTCGGTAAATATTTCGTAAAAATATTTCACAAGAGAAaggatactctttgaatttctattCACATAATGATTAATCAACAGTATATTTTCTATGGACATCTAACACCCATTATATCGACCCATTATTCATAGGAATGTGGCCCCATTGACATCTAACCATGTCATGTCGGCATGAGACAGCGTCTTATTTGCCAACATTTACGGACAAGCATGTTTCTATTCACACAACAAAGTCCGCCGCCCGTACGATACGGTCACATTGCCTTTACCTCACTAGTATTTATTATAAGTGCATTGATCCCTACCGAAAGAGACCTTCGAGGTCATTGGAGTTCCACTCAACGTGATGCAACCCGTCTCCCGGTCTAATATCTTCTGTAGCATAAAATTCTTTAACCTGCATGATTACGAGCATTTAGTAgattaagaaaaatattctttCGATAATTATATTAGAACGTAGGCAATTGAGTCAGGATTTCGAATATAATCAAGATTCACTTTGGCACTTGTCATACATACAAGTGTAGAGAAAAGAGGGTCGATAGTTGATCACCAcccgataaaaatatttttgatgcttAAATTAAATTTTGAGAATAGTAAAGACTAGAATATTCAACTAGTTTCAAAAATATACTAGAGAGTTTCTTTTTTATAGTGACATTGAATGGAGATCGTGATTTGTATCGTGAATGATTATGCGAGTTATACGATGATCATTCGATAGTAAAATCATGCATTGAAATATCAGATATTACGATTCTAAAGTAACGACTCGTATTAATGCTCATACCAAATACAACATCTTATCAATGTCGAGTCACTATCTTTAGCGACATCGAGTCATCATCTTTGTCGATACCGAGTGAATTGATATATTGATCAAATGAGTATGATGTATTATTGGATCGTCCATATGCCAAACACCGTATCACAAAacactttttatcaaatttataatTGAATTTATAATCGATACCACAAGTGGTCATGTGAATTTCtggaaataatatattttttctttgtaGAAAGAACCACAGGTTATTATGTGCCAAAGGAaagaatatttttcttctttcttctcataTTTCAGTCAAACATGTGGAACAGTTGATTCAAAACATCTTTGGTTCAACATCAATTGTTGATTAGGTTAGAATATGACCAAGTACCTACTTGTCACCTGCCATGATCACTGCATTCAAGGTTTCATGAATGGCTAGTACAAAAAGGTTCCGTGCAC harbors:
- the LOC135623919 gene encoding AT-hook motif nuclear-localized protein 23-like, which encodes MGGANLGVTSATSAPSLHLRNTNSADDHCNFHFSRREQELTTTNSSGSNNHLNDDDGHADVQSAGGLEVVEAGAGGGASGNITGRRPRGRPPGSKNKPKPPIIITTESPSALRSHVLEIAGGTDIMDAVATFARRRQCGVCILSGRGVVTNVTLRQPGAPPGVIVLHGRFEILSLSGAFLPEPSPPGATGLTIYLAGGQGQVVGGNVMGELVSLGTVMVIAATFSNATYERLPLEEEEPVAAGAPPGTEAIKLQQSQRGDGGVSTPLYNLPPNLSPNGEMSIEAFGAWASAATPQPPPSY